GGGTGTGCGCCCGGCCATCAACGTCGGTGTGTCGGTTTCCCGCGTGGGTGGTGCCGCCCAGATCAAGGCCATGAAGGAGGTGGCCGGCTCGCTGCGTCTGGAGCTCTCGCAGTACCGCGAGCTGGAAGCCTTCGCTGCGTTCGCCTCCGACCTGGACGCCACCTCGAAGGCCCAGCTGGAGCGTGGTGCCCGCCTGGTCGAGCTGCTCAAGCAGCCGCAGAACTCGCCGTACCCGGTCGAGGAGCAGGTTGTCGCGATCTACCTGGGCACCGGCGGACACCTCGACTCGGTGCCGGTGGGCGATGTGATCCGCTTCGAGCAGGAGTTCCTTGATCACGTGCGCGGTTCACACGCCGACATCCTGGCCGACATCAAGGAGACCAAGAAGTTCTCCGAGGACACCGAGACCAAGCTGACCGACGCCGTGAACGACTTCAAGAAGAGCTTCGCCGCCACCGACGGCAGCTCGGTGGAGGTCAAGGACGCAGCGGCCGAGGCGCTCGACGCGTCCGAGGTCGGTCAGGAGACCGTCCAGGTCCGCAAGCCGGCTCCCAAGAAGTAATCAGCCATGGCTGCACAAATCCGAGAATTGCGCCGGCGGATCAAATCCGCCGGGTCGATCAAGAAGATCACCAAGGCGCAAGAGCTGATCGCGACATCGCGCATCTCCAAGGCGCAGGCTCGCGTGGTGGCTGCCCGGCCGTACGCGACCGAGATCACCAACGTGCTCACCGCGCTCGCCGATGATGCGGCGCTGGATCACCCGCTATTGGTGGAGCGGGCCGCGCCCAAGCGGGCCGGCGTGCTGATCGTGTCATCGGACCGCGGGCTCTGCGGTGGCTACAACGCCAACGTGCTCCGCGTCGCCGAGGAGCTCTTCGCGCTGCTGCGCGAGCAGGGCAAGACTCCGGTGATCTACGTGATCGGCCGTAAGGCACTGAACTTCTACAAGTTCCGGGGCCGCACGGTCACCGAGTCTTGGACGGGGTTCTCCGAGCGACCCGAGTACGCACATGCTCAGCAGATCGCGGGTGTGCTGGTGGACGCGTTCCTGTCGGGCGCAGATGACGACGGTGACGATCCGGGCGCTGACGGAATTCTGGGTGTGGACGAGCTCCATATCGTCTACACCGAGTTCAAGTCGATGCTGACCCAGTCGGCTGTGGCCAAGCGGATC
This genomic window from Mycobacteroides chelonae contains:
- a CDS encoding F0F1 ATP synthase subunit gamma, whose amino-acid sequence is MAAQIRELRRRIKSAGSIKKITKAQELIATSRISKAQARVVAARPYATEITNVLTALADDAALDHPLLVERAAPKRAGVLIVSSDRGLCGGYNANVLRVAEELFALLREQGKTPVIYVIGRKALNFYKFRGRTVTESWTGFSERPEYAHAQQIAGVLVDAFLSGADDDGDDPGADGILGVDELHIVYTEFKSMLTQSAVAKRIAPMEIEYVGEATGPTTQYSFEPDATTLFASLLPRYLATRVYAALLEAAASESASRRRAMKAATDNADELIKGLTLEANRARQAQITQEISEIVGGVDALASAAASEH